TTTCTGCAGAAATAGAAACAGAGCATCCCACAGCAGAAGAGCAATGAGGCAAACTTGCAGCTtgagtcaactctttgaaaatttaaaataattggaaaCAATTACAGATATGCTCAGGTTTGCACAAGTTCTCCCTGTGAAAATCTGTCAGGAGTTCAGACAAAGCAGACTCtagggtgggtttttttcagtACAACTCCTAACTCTTCAAAAAACATTGACGTTTTCCCATTCTTACAGCACACTCCCACCACTCGCAAGTGAGACCTGACTGGCAGATTCCTAGCACTGTGTTAAAACGATTCATTCCCCTACATTTGctgctgacattttaaaacagaaacactCCTCCTTATTGTTACAAGGTTAATTTGCTGCCTCTGAAAGGTTTTCCTGTACAAATTGCCCTCTTGTTTGCTCCCTGTGACATCAATAATGCAGAGGAGCATCCTGTCAAGCAGCGTTGTGTTGTCCCAAACAaatgtgtttgcatttttgggggttggggttggattcTCCTCTCGCAGCCCCTTAccttcagcctgtgctcctTCCTGTTTACAATGACGGCGGTGATCTGCTGGTCCATGAATATCAGGatggtgcagagcagagctgggatgaGTGCAGCCAACACCGTCCACCATGGGttgggtcctatggggttcaTGAGCCACCCACGATCATCCCTGGTGGGCTGGGACAAAGCGCCAGCATTAGTGTCACCTGCCAGCTTGGATTTCCCCTCCATCTCCACTTTGAAGCATTCTCAATGCTTTGCATCACTCTCTGCTACAGGGTTCAGCAGCACTCTTTGCAAGCACCCATAGATATTTCTCCTGTACATATCAAGTTTTAGGGTTGTTTTCTCGTTTCCAGAGAAAAGTGATGCATTTGAAGGTGGAAGAAAGTCACACCACCAGCACATCCCTCAGGCTCAGCCCTGTCCAGCCCCATTATCACCAGGTTGAtgtccccagcagcacaggcgTGGGGTGAAGCCAAACCCGTGCCAAAGCTTCCCATTACCTTGAACATATGGGGGACGTGGAGCTTTGGTGATGGGATCCCAATGAGGAAGTCAATGACCACCATGACAACGATGGTGAGGAAAACAGCAAAGTCACTTATCGTAGACCGGACCTATGGGGGCAAGAAATCAATGCTGAAAGAAAGGGTCAAGGCAAACACAGGAGCAGCACGAGATGAAAAAGCTTAGGGATGTGCACAACATGAAGGCTGATTAACAAAACCCCACCACTCTGAGGACGTGAGCTGAATCTCTTGGTtagaagctgctgctgtgtttgtcCCTGTGAGATCAGGTGTCACATAGAAAACAGCTTAATTAAGGGGAAAGGGATGTTttagttctttttgttttaatcattattaaatatttggaaataaacaTCTGCCACTACAGCCTCTCTCACTGCTGAAATGGGAATAAGGCACTGAGGTACATTTGTTCCctataaagaagaaatatctcTTCTTCTATAGCAGCTCCTCATTTGAACCAACCTTCCCCTGGAGTACACAAtggtgaagggaaaaaaattactttggaGGAtctgatttcatagaatcatgtcATCATTTTACAGTGCTCTGGAAGAGGCCTTAAGGCAGGTGGGAAATGCAGAGGTCACTAAGCTCACAGAAATGGTGAGGAAACATGTTGATGGGGATCCCATCCACGCCAATGGAGATCCCATCCAAGTCGATGGGGATCCCATCCACGCCAATGGAGAACCCATCCAAGTCAATGGGGATCCCATCCACGCCAATGGAGATCCCATCCAAGCCGATGGAGATCCCATCCACGCCAATGGAGATCCCATCCAAGCCAATGGAGATCCCATCCAAGTCGATGGAGATCCCATCCAAGCCAATAGAGATCATGGCCTTCAAGGCTCTTCCATCAGCAGTTCTTGACCCAGTGGTGGCAAATGCTCCAGTATTTGGGGCAATGAGTGTGGGCCCCACTGCTGGCCCCCACCTTCTACCTACTCTGGTTGGGAAGTAGCGGCTGGTTTTAAACATCTTCAGTGAGCTCGAGAGGACAAAGGTGGAGAAGAAGAGGATGCAGGACCAGAAGAGGACATTGGGTGTGTAAGGGCCATCGTGTCCACAGGCGGGTCCATGAAATTCTCCATGCAAATGTCGACATTCCTGGAGAAACAGAGCATGAGGACACAAAAGAGGTGCATGTGCTCAAAGGAAATGTTGGGTAACTGGGGCAGGGTTGGGGGCCTGGTCCAAGATCCATGaccttgtgcctgctgctggcaggggagATTTATAtctcaggagcagcaggagcttAACGAGTGACACATCAACaaaggggagagggagaaaTGGGCTGTGATGGGGCACAGAGCCATGGCACGTTCTCCATTTGGACTGCATGCAGCCATGGCTGAAGGCACCACAGGGGAATGAGACACCCAAAGGGGATTCCTGGGGCCAGagtaagggaaaaaaggaaggagggcGGTGATCACCATGGTAGGAAAGGAGAGACAAAGCATCATCTCCCAGGGCTCATCCCTGGGACACATCAGACACACAGATGTGTGCACGCTCAGATATGCAGATATATGCACAGACAGTAAGACTTATGCAAGGAGGTGCAGACAGCGCTGAATAAGAACTGGCCCTGGAGTTGCTGAGGACCAATTAAAGAACCAATTACCACCTTCAGGCATGAACTTAAgacctccagctcctccagtGCTCACACCACCACTGACCTcactcccagccctgcagcgtGCCTGGGGGTGACAGCCATCACCACTAGAGCTAAGAATATGGTGCACTCCTTCCCAAGCCCGCAGGTGGGTACCGCACACACGGCACTTCAGCGGTGATTTTTCACATCAGTTTGAAGCACAACGTCACCCGAAGGGCTTTGGCACCGCCTTGACACCAATGGGCACTTACAGATACGGTGAGGTTTTCCCAGGCGATGGCTGCAGGCTTGACCTCATTGCTCTGCCAAAAGTGCAGCGTTTCATTGGTGGGATGGGTGGGAGCTGCACACTTACAGCTGGGAGGAGAGAAccaaggggaagggaaggaggagcaaTGGAGGTGCAGCCCTAAGGTGCTGCCAATGGGGTGTTTTAGGGGAAAATAACCCACTAGTAGAGGGTGAGGAAGTCGAGCTGGCTGTGCATGTGCACCGGGTAGGTCTCTCCCAGGCAGATGAGCTTCTCCAGAGCCTCGTAGATGAAGATGATGCAGATGAGGGCGGCGAAGGCTTCCTCAGTGAAGCGGGTGATGTAGCACACCAGGCAGCTGGCATCCGTGGCCACCAGCACCATGCAGAGGAAGGCAGTCCACAGCCCGATGCACGTCCGCAGGGACAGGTAGGAGAGTGCGTAGTCCCTGAGATGGGAGGGAAACCTAATGGGTTTTCCTTCAGGGAAAATCCAGGGAGATGTAGGAACGTGCCAAGGAATGTGGTTTGCATGTACTACGGACAGCCGCGGGGCTGCAGGGTGTGGGCCCACGGGTGGAGAGGCCAATGAGGTAATTAGCATTATTTAACAGTGATGTGGTGTTAATATCTCAGAGGCTAATCGAGGTCAGGTCTTTGTAGGGGAGCACACTGTGTTTGCCCATCACCCTATGCCAACACCAAAACCCTCTGGCTGGGCATCCAGCAGCTGCTACCTGAAGGATGTGGGTGATTAATTGCAGCAAGGGTCATCTTGCTGTGATGTCATCACAGCCATCACAGCAATGGCTGTCACAGAAAGCATGCATTTTGCATGAAAAGCTCCTACTTTCTCAACAGAATCATCaaatctcaaaatatttcagcagaagggaaaattgTTTGGCTGTTTGGGCAAAACGTATTTctacttttggaaaaaaaacttgcttttgtgctgaaagcaaagaaaatcttCCTTCACGCTCCCAAAACAGATTGATTTGTCTCCTTTCACTCACGCGTCCCATCTCGGACATCTTTACACACGTGatttctcctcctcctgttttGCCTTAACCCTACAAACCCTGCACAAACCCTTGCATCCTGGAGGCAGGAACATGCAATGCACTCGGCGCATGCCACAGAAGCCAACTCCAATCAATTCCAATCTTACAGCTACCATTatgaaaaatagcagaaaaaaaatctcttctcagCCTTCAGAAGGCTCCGTGCAGCCAATCTTACTTGCAGAACTTGTAGAGGATCTTCTCGAACACGAGGACAGGACCGGTGCTGCCAAGGATGGTGAGAGGTTGGCCAGCAAAGAGGGAATACACAACGCCAGTCATGGACGCGCCCAGCAGCGACTCCATGGCACTCTGCCCAGGGAAGAGAAGAGCAATTAAATCACGTGGGTAAAGCATTCATGGataaaagcaaagtgaaaaagCCATGTGAGAAAAGtattattgttaaaaaaaaaaaaaaagaaataaagtaaatttGCAACTGGaaatagaaatatagaaatagCAAATAGAAACATAGCgtcatttaggttggaaaagacttagAAGGTCATCAAGCCCAACTGCCCACCCAACAAGTCCCATCGCCAAGCCACGTCCCACTGTGTCACGGCCATGCACACCTCCCCATCACCCCACACTCACTATGTGGCCATCGGTCGcctcccccagcagccccccaAAGGTGATGACAGGGGACATGCAGGCACAgtagaggaagaggaaggatgCCAGGCACTGCAGACTCAGCGCATCCCGAAAGTCACTCCAGAACCACGGTGCTTTCCGCTTCACGTCCAGGATCAAACCTCCAAAGAGTCTGGAGGAGGAACAAGAAAATAGACAGTGCTGGCGGAACAGAGAATTTTGTGCAACTATGGGCATAGATCAGCTTTCATAGCTAAAAGGCAGTGTCTTCCTCCCATTttacacacaccaaaaaaaccctccaACAGTGAAAAGGAGCTAACCTGAGACCCcatcatagaaccatggaacCATAAAACCACAATATGGCTCGgtttggaagggaactcaaagatcacagagccacagaatggttgggttggaagagtcctttgagatcacagaaccacagggttgttaggttggaagggtccttcaagatcacagaaccacaggatggttgagttggaagggatcttaaagatcatagaaccacagaatggttgagttggaagggtccttcaggatcacagaaccatagaatgttTGAGTTGTAAGGGTTCTCAAAGTCCCTCCAGCTCCACCACCTGCCCTGGGCTGGTCCCACTCCTCCATCAGCTGTCCAGAGCCCCATCTATatccttgagcatctccagggatggagcacccacacTTCTATGGGCAGAGGTGGTCTCACTGCcctctgggtaaagaatttCCACCTCAAATCTCACCCAAATCTCCCCTTTTATTCTAAATAAGAATATTGAACCTCCCACCTTCCCGTCCGCTCCAGTTCAGGGCCGCTGTGTTTTTCAGGCTTTCTGTGAGAAGCATTGTCATCCAGAGCTCCGGgcatcttccttttttctgtaCAAACAGCCATAAGACAGAGAGATGGATTTATTTATAAGTCTCCCCCCCATCCCCTCACACCTCCCTCCACAGCAGCACCCACCTGAGAAGGGACGTTTTTGGGGGGCTCGATGCGGATCGATGGGTCCCACTCTCCTGGTGGCAGAACCGTGACCTGATCCAGGAACTCATCGATGCCAGCCACCAGGTCAGCCCGGTTCTTGGCTTTGTAGGCAACGTCATGAAAAACCTGCAGGTAGTGGACAACTGGTGAGGGGACGATGCAGCACTGGTGTCCTAACCAGCGCAATAAACTCCCAGATAAATGAGAAAGAGTTTTCTCCCGAGTCTCcccaaaaggaaaaatttgtGCATcgtgggatttggggtcatcTCCTCCCATCTTTCAGTCAGCTTAAAAAGGTTTCACATGTTGGGGATTCTGGAGAGCAGGATGAGGTGCAGGATTGTAACCAGGGTGGGAATGTGGGCTCTgggatagaatcatagaatcacagaataattaaggttagaaaagaccactacAGTCATCCAGTCTAATTGCCAACTCATGTCCACCATGCTCTCTATACGAGGCAACGCAGACCCCAGCTGCTGGCTTTAGGTGCAAAATTTGGGAGCTTTCAGCTCTCCAGATCTGCTATAGTGGAGGTGGTCCGAAATCCACTCTGTAGTGGAGAtggggagagaggaagaaagccaAAAACGACCCTGGGATCTCAATGATCTCATCACACCTCGTCCGTCATGAGCGTGGCCATGGACCTGCCGATCTCGTGGTACTGATGGGCTTTTCCTTCTGGTCCCAACAACACAAACAGAAACCTGAGTGAGAAAAAcgaaacagaaaaagagagaagaacagGACCTAGCTTAGGGAGCGCCCAAAGAaatcccagcagctcccagtcCAGAGCACAACCCGAGACTGGGCACATGGGTGATGGATTTTAAACTCATCAAAACCGATCACCTTTGCCAGCTGACTACTCAGGCTGAGTTTCATTAAAGTTGGCCGAggcagtttttaatttttaggtTGATGTTCATTACAGCTGGCCAGTGCATTTTATAATTTTGGGGTTGATGTTCACTACAATCGGCCAATGCCTTTAGAAACCACAGCAGGGAAGGGAGAAACGAAGGTGGAGAATGAGGGATGGGGGAAATGTGCTTGTAGACTCGCTCCTGCTGGCCTCATTCTCTCAGGATAAATTTAgatgttggtttttgttgttattttttaaagaagaaccTTGTGCTTCTCCTTCAGACCTGGTTGGGATGGGGACTTCAGTCATGCCCGAGAGGAGGACGGCCGGGGTGAGGCGGGCGAAGGCCATGATGGGCTGCTGAAGGAAATCCAGCTCTCCCACCAGCACGTTTGCTGCTTCAGCCCCAGTGGGAATTTTCTTCATGAAGTGCAGCTCTGCCTGTTTTGTTATTTGCACAACAAATAAAGGGTTTTTCAGGCTCTTACCCCAAAGAGAAAGCCCACAGCACTCTGCTGTAGACGCATTTTCAAGAGCAAAACCAGCCCTCAAGGACAAAGAAAGCTACAGGATCTCACCTTGCTTAAATCCATGGGGCTGGTGTCGTGGCTTACCCCATTTTTAGCTTCTATGGTGGTGGGAGGAGGATGGGGGATGAGCGTTTGGgctgggaggagaaagaaagactCAGAAAGACAGACAAGGAGCAATTGGGACACGCATCCCTGTGCAGGGCAAGTCCAATGGGGCCAGATCCTACAAGAACCTTCACCTGGTGCCAAACCCTACAGGAACCTTCACCCAGTGCTTGGCCCTGCAGGACCCCTCACCTGGCTTGTCAGCGAAGGAGAGGACGATGGGGAGGAGgttgtttctcttcttctcaTTCTGGTGGTGGTGCTTTTTGAGAAGGACCTCCCGGACCTTCTCCCGCATGCTCTCATCAAACTCACTGGAGTGGTTCTGCTGGTCCAGGATCATATCTGAGGGTGGGAAAGGGATGTGAGAGGAGAACCCCTGCAGAACCCAAGAGgaatgcagcacagctcagcacggGCACAGCTTTACTCCATGAGGTACTTTAATGCAATCGAGCTTTTGCAACAAAAGcaagaattttcttttgctaaaaAAACAGCATCAAAGTGCTTATTCGTTGCTCAACTATGATAATTATTTCTCCTTCTAAATAATGCAATTTCCTCGCCTGGTCTGGTCTTTCAGTGTTGCTCCACGTACCTAACCAAATTAAAA
Above is a window of Meleagris gallopavo isolate NT-WF06-2002-E0010 breed Aviagen turkey brand Nicholas breeding stock chromosome 4, Turkey_5.1, whole genome shotgun sequence DNA encoding:
- the LOC100542841 gene encoding LOW QUALITY PROTEIN: electroneutral sodium bicarbonate exchanger 1 (The sequence of the model RefSeq protein was modified relative to this genomic sequence to represent the inferred CDS: substituted 1 base at 1 genomic stop codon) — translated: MQDSEAPPVPKGDVQQGAEPESSCKITLVEKLQGPDEEAVVDQGGTSNVVNIHYEKEELEGHRTLYVGVQMPLVRQSHRHHRPRSQKHRKRERAKEAAPEEQGYHYTPSQRVQFILSTEEDEQHVPHDLFTELDEIRVKEGEGTEWKETARWLKFEEDVEDGGERWSKPYVATLSLHSLFELRNCIIKGTVLLDMCANSTEEIADMILDQQNHSSEFDESMREKVREVLLKKHHHQNEKKRNNLLPIVLSFADKPAQTLIPHPPPTTIEAKNGVSHDTSPMDLSKAELHFMKKIPTGAEAANVLVGELDFLQQPIMAFARLTPAVLLSGMTEVPIPTRFLFVLLGPEGKAHQYHEIGRSMATLMTDEVFHDVAYKAKNRADLVAGIDEFLDQVTVLPPGEWDPSIRIEPPKNVPSQVGAAVEGGVRGWGGDLXINPSLCLMAVCTEKRKMPGALDDNASHRKPEKHSGPELERTGRLFGGLILDVKRKAPWFWSDFRDALSLQCLASFLFLYCACMSPVITFGGLLGEATDGHISAMESLLGASMTGVVYSLFAGQPLTILGSTGPVLVFEKILYKFCKDYALSYLSLRTCIGLWTAFLCMVLVATDASCLVCYITRFTEEAFAALICIIFIYEALEKLICLGETYPVHMHSQLDFLTLYYCKCAAPTHPTNETLHFWQSNEVKPAAIAWENLTVSECRHLHGEFHGPACGHDGPYTPNVLFWSCILFFSTFVLSSSLKMFKTSRYFPTRVRSTISDFAVFLTIVVMVVIDFLIGIPSPKLHVPHMFKPTRDDRGWLMNPIGPNPWWTVLAALIPALLCTILIFMDQQITAVIVNRKEHRLKKGCGYHLDLFMVAVMLGVCSVMGLPWFVAATVLSITHVNSLKLESGCSAPGEQPRFLGIREQRVTGLMIFVLMGCSVFLTAVLKFIPMPVLYGVFLYMGVSSLRGIQFFDRLKLFGMPAKHQPDFIYLRHVPLRKVHLFTLVQLTCLVLLWVIKASRAAIVFPMMVLALVFVRKVLDFCFSKRELSWLDDLMPESKKKKLDDAKNEAKEEEESQQMMEAAAANSVQLSLGKTSYVDVPKQNSRDRTDPSEINISDEMSKTTVWKALTMNAEKL